Proteins encoded in a region of the uncultured Sunxiuqinia sp. genome:
- a CDS encoding EpsG family protein — translation MWLSWLVAFGGAGMTDQVHYNDFFQSLNRNSFSGENVFWKLLFGSFINDRRENYEVGYVLINLLAKQLGISYLAFMFSISIITHTLLINFIYKHRYPVFTVLIYIASTFYVQQANLVRQMIAMTIFLYSFRYIERGLFLPYLGGILIAVAFHMSAVLLFVVYFLPSKVPKSWLLWGIWLFSIYISLKGLDLPVVKIGYYSLQKFNRAVEESGPNLFFNGMLVALLASNPNKLATRRYVLAFNMFFIGVILLNLSSITFYFYRLSYYFSIFSIVVIPLIPLTLTNRLKYIFPPKIVYAMSNFLLVAFYVNILVRRVITNPEGVIGYRLHDFMELFNQ, via the coding sequence ATGTGGTTATCTTGGTTAGTTGCATTTGGTGGTGCAGGAATGACCGATCAAGTTCATTACAATGATTTTTTTCAAAGTCTTAATCGGAATTCCTTTTCCGGAGAGAATGTTTTTTGGAAACTATTATTTGGTTCCTTTATTAACGATCGTAGAGAGAACTATGAAGTGGGTTATGTTCTGATAAATCTATTGGCGAAGCAATTGGGAATATCTTATCTCGCTTTTATGTTCAGCATTTCAATTATAACACATACCCTTTTAATAAATTTCATTTATAAGCATAGATATCCCGTATTTACAGTGTTAATTTATATAGCATCAACCTTCTACGTTCAGCAAGCGAACCTGGTTCGTCAAATGATTGCGATGACTATTTTTTTATATTCATTTCGATATATTGAGCGAGGATTATTTCTGCCTTATCTTGGGGGAATTCTGATTGCTGTTGCTTTCCATATGTCCGCAGTGCTTTTATTCGTTGTCTATTTTCTTCCCTCTAAAGTTCCGAAAAGCTGGCTTTTATGGGGTATATGGCTTTTTTCAATATATATTAGCCTTAAGGGGTTAGATTTGCCGGTGGTAAAAATTGGTTATTATTCGCTACAGAAATTTAACCGGGCGGTTGAAGAAAGTGGCCCCAATCTATTTTTTAACGGTATGCTTGTAGCCTTGCTTGCCTCTAACCCGAATAAGCTCGCAACCAGAAGATATGTCCTTGCATTTAATATGTTTTTTATTGGAGTTATCTTATTAAACTTATCCAGCATCACTTTTTACTTTTACAGGCTGTCTTACTATTTTTCCATTTTCAGTATTGTAGTCATTCCGTTAATACCGCTCACTTTAACCAATCGACTAAAGTATATTTTCCCGCCTAAAATTGTATATGCGATGTCAAATTTCTTATTGGTTGCTTTTTATGTTAATATTTTAGTTCGAAGGGTCATAACAAATCCAGAAGGAGTAATTGGGTACCGGTTACATGATTTTATGGAGTTATTCAACCAATAA
- a CDS encoding acyltransferase produces the protein MKYRNPPFSLYIIKRRIKLFVGLWNRISILWWGIKLGKNSLFIGRCYFHRFPNTSITIGNHCRFLSGKNANLIGINRPCSLSTLNSNYQAKILIGNHCGFSGTVIGAFRHIKIGNNVRCGANTLITDSDWHLDDNRSGDPKPVFIKNNVWLGEGVKVLKGVTIGENSVIGAGSVVVKDIPANVVAAGNPCKIIKPLTRIP, from the coding sequence ATGAAATATCGAAATCCTCCATTTTCGCTCTATATCATAAAACGGAGAATTAAACTTTTTGTTGGTTTGTGGAATAGGATCTCAATATTATGGTGGGGAATAAAACTTGGTAAAAACAGCTTGTTTATCGGGCGTTGTTATTTCCATCGTTTTCCAAACACAAGCATCACCATCGGAAATCACTGTCGTTTTTTATCGGGGAAAAATGCGAATCTAATCGGAATTAATCGCCCATGTTCATTATCAACATTAAACTCAAACTATCAAGCTAAAATATTGATCGGAAATCATTGTGGTTTCAGCGGTACTGTAATCGGAGCATTTCGTCATATTAAAATCGGAAACAATGTTCGCTGTGGTGCCAATACACTTATAACAGACTCCGATTGGCATCTGGATGATAATCGAAGTGGCGATCCTAAACCTGTATTTATTAAAAACAATGTATGGTTGGGGGAAGGAGTTAAAGTTCTAAAAGGGGTAACAATTGGAGAGAATAGCGTTATAGGCGCTGGAAGTGTTGTAGTCAAAGATATCCCTGCTAACGTGGTTGCCGCTGGAAATCCCTGCAAAATCATAAAACCGC